Proteins encoded within one genomic window of Oscillatoria sp. FACHB-1406:
- the mraY gene encoding phospho-N-acetylmuramoyl-pentapeptide-transferase, with the protein MVEAKFNSWTGIPRLTGTLLLVGLASLLYLFVLAVDGTGTSEVSLSLPFIACAIASGLVGYGTIPVLQKLKTGQFVREDGPKAHLKKAGTPTMGGVFFLPIAVVAALCWSRFDLNVCAVSIVTLAYMGIGLLDDWQVLRLKSNKGISPRMKLILQIAIAVLFCLWAVTTQPASITTIALPLGFMLPLGWLFWAIAGFAVVAESNSSNITDGVDGLAGGVSAIGFLGLAAIVAPTSPALMLFCACMAGGCLGFVAHNRNPAKVFMGDTGSLAIGGAMAAVGIVSHNLWSLFIISGIFFVESLSVIAQVSYYKATKGPDGKGKRLLKMAPLHHHLELSGWTETQIVGAFYLVEFGLVILALVLK; encoded by the coding sequence GTGGTAGAAGCAAAATTTAATTCGTGGACGGGCATTCCTAGGCTAACAGGAACCTTACTGTTAGTCGGTTTGGCGAGTCTGTTGTATCTGTTTGTTCTGGCTGTTGACGGGACTGGAACTTCGGAAGTTTCCTTAAGCCTGCCTTTTATCGCCTGTGCGATCGCATCTGGGCTGGTGGGCTACGGAACGATTCCCGTCTTACAAAAGTTAAAAACCGGGCAGTTCGTGCGCGAAGACGGTCCGAAAGCACACTTAAAAAAGGCAGGAACGCCGACGATGGGCGGAGTATTCTTCCTCCCCATTGCTGTGGTTGCTGCGTTGTGCTGGTCTCGCTTCGATCTTAACGTCTGTGCGGTTTCCATTGTGACGTTAGCTTACATGGGGATCGGCTTGCTCGACGATTGGCAAGTCTTACGCCTGAAATCAAATAAGGGCATCTCTCCCCGGATGAAACTGATCTTACAAATCGCGATCGCGGTACTGTTTTGTCTGTGGGCGGTTACAACTCAACCGGCGAGTATTACAACGATCGCTTTACCGTTAGGGTTTATGCTGCCCTTGGGTTGGCTATTTTGGGCGATTGCCGGTTTTGCCGTCGTCGCTGAGAGTAACAGTAGCAATATTACCGATGGTGTGGATGGATTGGCTGGCGGCGTAAGCGCAATTGGGTTTCTCGGTTTAGCCGCGATCGTCGCTCCGACCTCGCCCGCCTTAATGTTATTCTGTGCTTGTATGGCTGGTGGCTGTCTCGGCTTTGTCGCCCACAACCGCAACCCAGCTAAAGTTTTTATGGGAGATACGGGATCCCTCGCGATCGGCGGTGCAATGGCTGCCGTTGGCATCGTTTCCCACAATCTCTGGAGTTTATTTATCATCAGTGGCATCTTTTTTGTGGAATCGCTTTCCGTTATCGCCCAAGTTAGCTATTACAAAGCAACAAAAGGACCCGATGGCAAAGGGAAGCGTTTATTGAAAATGGCTCCTTTACACCACCACCTCGAACTTTCGGGATGGACGG
- a CDS encoding DUF3134 domain-containing protein, whose protein sequence is MESNHSESVKDNNVDESPSVQNRALSQESRYEPATVIPLKRGASLLDWLEGNGRLLPRDKQEEPRFISEIEEDDISGLMDDDDRDYDGIDDDDDFIEVED, encoded by the coding sequence ATGGAGTCTAATCATTCCGAATCAGTCAAAGACAACAACGTTGATGAATCTCCGTCCGTTCAAAACCGCGCCCTCTCTCAGGAGTCGCGTTACGAACCGGCAACGGTGATCCCTTTAAAACGGGGTGCATCTTTGCTCGATTGGTTGGAAGGAAATGGACGATTGCTGCCGCGCGACAAACAAGAAGAGCCGCGATTTATTTCCGAAATCGAAGAAGACGACATTTCCGGACTGATGGACGACGACGATCGCGATTACGACGGGATCGACGATGATGACGACTTCATCGAGGTAGAGGACTAA